The Microbacterium horticulturae region GTGCTCGACCCGGTCGTGAAGCTGCCCGATCTGACGGCGACCGCGACCGGCCCGGAGACGGCGACCGGAGGCGGCACGGTGAACGACACGGTGCGCGTCAGCAACATCAGCTCGACGCTCGGCGCGACAGCGAGAGCCGTGTCGGTGCGGATCACCGCCGGCGGCGCCACCATCGCGGCCGCTGCCGCAACGGGGTGGATCTGCAGCACCGCCGGGAGCACGGCGACGTGCTCAGGCGGCACGCTTGCCAATGGGGGCAGCGTGTCGATTCCCGTCGCGGTGCGATTGCCGGCGGCCACGACGTCGATCACCCTCTCGGCGACGGTCGACCCCGGCGGGGTCATCGTCGAGCGCTCGGAGACGAACAACTCCGGCTCCGCGACAACGGCCGTCACAGCCCCGCCCCTGCCCGACCTTCGGACGACGATGACCGGGCCGTCATCAGTGCGCGGCCTGTATGCCGCCGGTGTCTGGACGATCACCGTCACCAACGCGGGCAACGCGCCGGCTTCGCCGGTCGACGTGCGCTGGCTGACCAACTGGGGCGGAGACGTCAACGCGAACGCCGTCATCAGCGGAGCCATCGGCTTCACGTGCATAGTGCCTCCGGAGTACATGCAGCAGATGGCATACTGCTACGGCACTGCGGCGCTGCAACCCGGGGCGAGCGCCACGATCGTGATCACGGCGGTGCCACCGGCGCCGACGAATGTCTACGGCAGCACCGGTGCATCGACGGTGACCGCAATGGTCGACTACCGCCAGTCGGTCACCGAGTCGAATGAGAACAACAACGCGAGCACGGTGTACTCGACGATCCTGCCGTGACGGCGTGAGTCCGACCGCGGAAGATGCGCCGCTGGCTAGGCTGGCGACATCCACCATTGTCTGCGACGAAGGAGCCACGCATGAGCTGGACGGAACGCCTGGGAACGATCGGTGTCTGGCGTGGGGTCGGCGACGTGGATGCTGCTCTCGCCCAGACGATCGAGGCTCTCGGCTACGGCACGCTCTGGCAGGGCGGCTCGCCCGGCGCCGACCTGCGGGCGGCCGAGGACATCCTCGACGCCACGTCGACACTCGTGGTCGCGACCGGCATCGTCAACATCTGGAAGGCTGACGCCGCCGAACTCGCGCGGTCGTACCGGCGCATCGTGGCGAAACATCCCGGACGCCTGGTGCTCGGCATCGGGTCGGGCCATCGCGAGGCGACACCGGAGCGCGTGCGGCCGTTGGCCGCGATGGCGCAGTACCTCGACGTGCTCGATGAGGGTGGCGTCCCGCTCGACGACCGTGTGCTCTCGGCGCTCGGGCCGAAAATGCTCGCGTTGGCCGCCGACCGCAGCAGCGGTACCCACCCGTATCTCACCGTGCCGGGTCAGACCCGCGCGATGCGTGCGGCTCTCGGCACCGGGCCGCTGATCGCGCCCGAGCAGACGGTGGTGCTCGACGAAGACCCGGCGACGGCACGGGAGACGGCGCGCGCCTTTCTCGGACGCTATCTGCGCATGAGCAACTACACGACGAGTATGAAGCGCAGCGGGTTCACCGACGCCGACGTCGCTGATGGCGGGAGCGACAGACTGATCGATGGCATTGTCGCGCACGGCTCTGCGCAGAGTCTTTCGGCGGCCGTCCACGCGCACCTCGACGCGGGTGCCGACCATGTGTGCATCCAGGTGCTTCCGGTGGCGGGCGACATCGTGCCGACGCTGCGGGCGGTGATGGCGCAGCGCGGCTGAGCGTTCACGGGGAGGGATGCCGCGACCTGACGTGCCGCGCGGCACCCCGACGAGCAGTCCGGCGTCAGCGCGCTGCTCCGTGTTCGGCATCGGGCTCGTTCGCCCACAGCTTGGCGAGCTGCACGGCCAAGGCCCCGCCCTGCGCGTGTCCCGCCCGCGCAGCAGGCACCCGCAAGCTGACGTCGGTCGGGTTCGCGAACAGGTGGGCGTCGCGTGCGCTCGGCGCGACGACCTCGACCCGACTACCCGCCGCGCGCAATGCCTCGACCTGCGCGGTCAAGCTCAGTCCCCACTCCTCGGGATACCGCGACATCCCGCCCAGCGGCGACAGCACGAGAACCTTCTCGTAGCCCGTCGCGAGGTCGGCGTTCTCGGCGAACGACCGATATCCGCCGTCGATGTATCGGCCGTCGCCGATGCTATACGCGAACGCTCCGCCTGCGCAGCTCGCTGCGACCGCGTCCACGAGGTCGATACCGCTGTCGCCGTCGAAGATCACGGGCTCACCCGTGCGGGCATCGACCGCGGTGATCAGCATCCGTCGATCAGGCCAATGCGCACCGCCCAGCCGCGCGGCAACCGTGGTACGCCAGCGCTCCTGCCACGCGGCATCGTCACGCCTATCCGCGGCGAGCGCGGCGGCCCCCATGCGGCGTCGCATGTCTGCCGCGTCGGTTGATGCGGCAATGACCGCCTGGAACGCCGCCAGATGTTCCGTCATCGGCGGTCGTGCCGCGCCCTGCGATCGGCCCACCGCCCGCGCGGAAACAGAACCGACCGGCGCGACCGTCGCCGCATACAGCTCCGCCGGCGACGCAACGGTGAACTGGGCGGCGGCCGTCGACTCGGCAGAGGTCCCGATCGTGAGGTCGGCGTCGAGCACGTCGAGTCCGGCCTCGGCCAAGCCCGCGACGATGCCCACGAGCCACGCGTTGCCGGTGGCGCCACCCCCACCGAAGACGAGCGCACGGCCCGTCGGCCCGACAGCCGGCGGAACACGTTGGGGAAGAGAAGAATTCACGATCACGAGAATGTATCAGGGGCGCAGCGTGTGGGAACATGCAGGTGATGGACGACGACGACCTCGAAGAACTGCGGATGCTGCGTGCCCGAGCATACGGACCCTCGGCCGACATTCACGATGATGCGTCCGCATTGCAACGGCTGCATGACCTCGAGGCCACCGCGCGCGAGAGCACCACCGGCACGAACACCCCGCGCGAGAGCACCTCCGGCCAGAGCGCCGCGCCCATCCCACCCCACCCCGGTCCGCCTCCCCCGTTGCCCGCCGACCTCCGCCGTGTGCCCTCGGCCCCACGCGCCCGCCTCACCGAGCCCGCCGTGACCATCGCCGGTGCGCCAGCCGCGGCATCCCGCCCCCGCGTCGCCCCGCGCCGCTGGTATCTTTCCCGCGGCTTCGCGGTGCTGTGGGTCGTCTCGCTCGTCGCCGTGGCCTCCGTCGCCGCGGGGATGACATTCGCCGCCGCGTGGATCATGCCGATCTCGCGTCAGGGCAACGCGCAACAGATCGCCGTTCTCCGTCCCGACCCCGACTTCGTGTGGGCGCCGATGTTCGAATCGCACGATGGCGCGAGCGGATTCACGTTCCACGGCATATCGATCATCGGCGGCGGCGGGGACCTATTCAGCTCCGGCCCGGATGCCGCGCCGTGTGTTCTCGCCTACGTGGCCGGCAATGTAGACGACCAGACCGGAATCGACGGGCCCGCGTGGTCCGCGTGCGGTGCCGGCACGTTCCCGCCGACGGTCCAGTTCGCCGTGGATGAGACGCTGCCTCAAGAACTCCGTGACACCGTCGGCGACGACGTCGCCGTGCAGTTCGTGCTCGATGGTGAACGGCTCGCCGTGTTCACCGCACCTCTCATCGCGGCCGCACCGTCAGCGACTGACTGACCGCGCCCAACGGACCGACGTCATCGTGCACGATCGTGTGCGTGAGACCCAGGCCGGTGGGACCGAAGCTGACCGTCGTGTCGGCGGCGAACCATTCCCCCTCGGGTGCGCGCAGCAGGTGTGCGGTGAGATCCACGTTCGGAAAGTGCACGTCCTCGGGCGCCGCCCGCACCGTGAGCCCGTTGAAGATGTCGACCATTCCCAGCAGTCGCGCGGTCGAGCTGACGTCCTCGCCGGAGAGCAACGGCACCAGTGGACGCATCCACGCCCACGCCCGCCCCGGCTCGGCCTGATGCCGCAGCGTCTCGACGGTCGTGACGAAGCGCCCCGGCCAGACCTCCGACGTGTCCCACAGCGACAGATCATCGCGCCGCGGCGGCGCGGCCAGCCGCGACCCGGCGAGCGCGGCGGTGTCGGCGGTTTTCAGAAACCACCCGCGCCCGACGACGGCGGCCCGTCCGTCATGGCTGAGCACCGCCTCGACGAGCTCGATAGTGCGTCCGGGCCGGATGACGCGCGTCGTCAGCTCCACGACGTCGATCGGCATCACCCCGAGGATGTCGAAGGCGACCCGCGACAGCTGCAGCGGCATCCCCGTCCGCGACGCGTGGTCGCGTTCCATCGCATGCACCATGAGCCCGAGTGACGGCGCGACGTGCTGCTCCTCGGCGTTCCACGCGCCCTGCACGTGCACGGTCGCGCGAAAGGTCGTCGGCCCGAGTCGCTCGAAGTACGCCGGCATCAGCGGTAATCGCGGTCGCGGTGCTGCCCCGCGTCGTCACCCGACGCGACGCGCTCGGCCTCGCGGGCACGCAGCTCCACCCGCCGTATCTTGCCCGAGATCGTCTTGGGCAGGTCGGGAACGAACTCGATGATCCGCACCCACAGGTGTGCCGACAGCCGCTCATGCGCGTGCGCGAAGATCGACCGGGCGGTCTCGTCGGGCGCCGCCAGCGCCGCGTCGGTCACGCGCACATACGCCTTCGGAACCGAAAGCCGCACCGCGTCGGGGCTCGGAACCACGGCCGCCTCGATGACGAGGTCATGCTCGAGCAGCACCGATTCGAGCTCGAACGGCGAG contains the following coding sequences:
- a CDS encoding CARDB domain-containing protein, encoding MLDPVVKLPDLTATATGPETATGGGTVNDTVRVSNISSTLGATARAVSVRITAGGATIAAAAATGWICSTAGSTATCSGGTLANGGSVSIPVAVRLPAATTSITLSATVDPGGVIVERSETNNSGSATTAVTAPPLPDLRTTMTGPSSVRGLYAAGVWTITVTNAGNAPASPVDVRWLTNWGGDVNANAVISGAIGFTCIVPPEYMQQMAYCYGTAALQPGASATIVITAVPPAPTNVYGSTGASTVTAMVDYRQSVTESNENNNASTVYSTILP
- a CDS encoding LLM class F420-dependent oxidoreductase produces the protein MSWTERLGTIGVWRGVGDVDAALAQTIEALGYGTLWQGGSPGADLRAAEDILDATSTLVVATGIVNIWKADAAELARSYRRIVAKHPGRLVLGIGSGHREATPERVRPLAAMAQYLDVLDEGGVPLDDRVLSALGPKMLALAADRSSGTHPYLTVPGQTRAMRAALGTGPLIAPEQTVVLDEDPATARETARAFLGRYLRMSNYTTSMKRSGFTDADVADGGSDRLIDGIVAHGSAQSLSAAVHAHLDAGADHVCIQVLPVAGDIVPTLRAVMAQRG
- a CDS encoding patatin-like phospholipase family protein, with amino-acid sequence MNSSLPQRVPPAVGPTGRALVFGGGGATGNAWLVGIVAGLAEAGLDVLDADLTIGTSAESTAAAQFTVASPAELYAATVAPVGSVSARAVGRSQGAARPPMTEHLAAFQAVIAASTDAADMRRRMGAAALAADRRDDAAWQERWRTTVAARLGGAHWPDRRMLITAVDARTGEPVIFDGDSGIDLVDAVAASCAGGAFAYSIGDGRYIDGGYRSFAENADLATGYEKVLVLSPLGGMSRYPEEWGLSLTAQVEALRAAGSRVEVVAPSARDAHLFANPTDVSLRVPAARAGHAQGGALAVQLAKLWANEPDAEHGAAR
- a CDS encoding thioesterase family protein — translated: MPAYFERLGPTTFRATVHVQGAWNAEEQHVAPSLGLMVHAMERDHASRTGMPLQLSRVAFDILGVMPIDVVELTTRVIRPGRTIELVEAVLSHDGRAAVVGRGWFLKTADTAALAGSRLAAPPRRDDLSLWDTSEVWPGRFVTTVETLRHQAEPGRAWAWMRPLVPLLSGEDVSSTARLLGMVDIFNGLTVRAAPEDVHFPNVDLTAHLLRAPEGEWFAADTTVSFGPTGLGLTHTIVHDDVGPLGAVSQSLTVRPR